The genomic segment TTGGGTGCCAAGAATTGGGCTCATATCCGAGTTGGCCGGTTCGATCCCTCTTCATTTTCATCCTTTCCCCTTTTACGTACCCAACTAGATGTGATCTTCAGTGATATGGCGCTCATCAACAATGGTGGACCGGTCGGTGCGCCCATCCCGTTCCAGGCTGCCCCTATCCTCAATCGGTTCGATCTTACCTCCTTTGCCCATGTGCACAAGTTCTACGGGCTCTACAATCACAATGGGTTTCCCATCTCGCCATTCCTGCCGAGTGGGTATAACGGATTCGGGGATGGGATTGAAATCCATGGACGTCCGTTTGGGGATTGGTTTTTCTACCAGGCCGGGGTGATCAACGGTTCGGGGGAAAATTTCAGGCTTGTTCCAGCGATGGGCGATACAAACCGTATGAAAGATGCCTATGGCATGATCCGGTTTGACTTTGCCAGGGCGGATTATTTCAGCGCAAGCCTGTCGGGGTTTGGGTATTTTGGCAACAACAATTTGATACTCCCACTGGGGCCTGGGCAACTGGCGCAGGTTTCACAACGCCAGGTTGGCGTATCGGCGTACATTCGATATAAGATGATTGATCTCCATGCTGCTTACTCGTTCGACAAGATATCGAACTTGCCAGTGCTTCCTCCCGGCTTCTTTGATGATACAGCGAGCGGCTACTCGGTTGCGTTGGACGTACGGGCTACTGAACAATTGCTCCTCTCCACGCGGTATGACTTTCTAGATGGCGGAGGGGTTCAGAACCAAACCGTTCAAAATTTTATTCCTGCCACCGTGCCAATCTTGCTTCCACTAACTACGATTCAGCGAACGACTACCTCGGTGGTTGGGGTTCAGCTCAAGTACTATATTCGACCCAATATGGCAGTAATGATCCGCAACGACTTTAATGTCTTAGGCTCTCAGGGCGGAGTCATGCCGGAGCGAAATCTGCGCAATTTCTTTACTCTTGGCTTCGATCTCATTTTCTAATTTAAATAGATGAGGGAGACTTCTTCATGGGATTGATGCGAGCGACCGTTCGAGTCTGTGTGGTAAGTCTCGTGGCGAGCAGTCTGTTCAGCGGTTCGGCGGAGGCATTGAAGCCCAAAGAAGCAACAGGACAGGGAAATAAGAAAGGGAAACAGATTTACGAGCAAAGTTGCCTGTTCTGCCATGGAGTCAATGGGAAGGGTGATGGGCCGGCGGCATTCTTCAACGCGGCCTATATGGCGCCGAGACCGACGGATTTTACCGTCGGTAGCTTTAAGTTCCGATCGACTCCATCAGGCGAGCTGCCGATGGACCAGGACCTGTTCCGTACCGTGACGCGGGGTGTGCCCGGCTACATGCCGTCGTTCCGCAGCCTGACCGAGCAGGAGCGGTGGAGTGTAATCAGCTACATCAAGACATTCTATCCCGGGTTCCAGAAGGAAAAGCCGGAGTCGATTCCATTGACTGTGTCGCCTGTTCCGTCGACTCCGGAGAGCATCGAGCGCGGTCGCATGGCCTATTTCGACTCCGGCTGCCAAGGGTGCCATGGGGATG from the Nitrospira sp. genome contains:
- a CDS encoding c-type cytochrome, with the translated sequence MGLMRATVRVCVVSLVASSLFSGSAEALKPKEATGQGNKKGKQIYEQSCLFCHGVNGKGDGPAAFFNAAYMAPRPTDFTVGSFKFRSTPSGELPMDQDLFRTVTRGVPGYMPSFRSLTEQERWSVISYIKTFYPGFQKEKPESIPLTVSPVPSTPESIERGRMAYFDSGCQGCHGDDADGEGTLARAKELMDQSGLPIRPGDLTSRSSLKNGSAPQDLYRSIMTGLDGTPHPSFLGQYANKEEEIWHLVNYLLSLSE